In Juglans regia cultivar Chandler chromosome 13, Walnut 2.0, whole genome shotgun sequence, the following proteins share a genomic window:
- the LOC108997226 gene encoding uncharacterized protein LOC108997226: MERKVVVICCVVGFLGLLSAATGFAAEATRIKGSQVQFPSPSQCVYPRSPAMALGLTAALALMIAHIILNVSTGCICCRRSPNPSASNWRVALVCFVFSWFTFVIAFLLLLTGAALNDQHGEESMYFGNYYCYVVKPGVFVGGAFLSLASVILGILYYLTLTLAKNSNNPWGNSAVPNQGGIAMGQPQFPPQTQSTHEPVFVHEDTYVRRQFT, translated from the exons ATGGAGAGAAAGGTTGTGGTGATATGCTGTGTGGTGGGATTCTTGGGGTTGTTATCAGCTGCTACTGGTTTTGCTGCAGAGGCTACAAGGATTAAG GGTTCTCAAGTTCAGTTCCCTTCACCTTCTCAATGTGTATACCCTAGAAGTCCAGCTATGGCTCTTGGTTTAACTGCAGCACTGGCTCTTATGATAGCTCACATAATTTTAAATGTCTCAACTGGGTGTATTTGTTGCCGAAGAAGTCCTAATCCTTCTGCCTCTAATTGGAGAGTAGCACTGGTCTGCTTTGTTTTTTCCTG GTTCACTTTTGTCATTGCGTTTCTTTTGTTGTTGACGGGTGCTGCACTCAATGATCAACATGGTGAAGAAAGTATGTACTTCGGCAACTACTATTGCTATGTTGTGAAACCTGGAGTCTTTGTTGGAGGTGCCTTTTTGTCCCTTGCAAGTGTTATTCTTGGTATTCTCTATTATCTCACCTTAACTTTGGCAAAGAACAGTAACAACCCATGGGGAAATTCTGCTGTTCCTAACCAAGGAGGGATAGCTATGGGACAACCTCAGTTCCCACCCCAGACTCAGAGTACTCACGAACCCGTTTTTGTACATGAAGACACTTATGTCAGACGACAATTTACGTGA
- the LOC108997204 gene encoding protein MODIFYING WALL LIGNIN-2-like codes for MTETRFAVICCVVTVVGFLGLVSAATGFAAEATRIKPSQVQINDRLYQCVYPRSPATALGSTAVLALIIAKIIINVSTGCSCCKRSSIPSNSSSTALLIFSVFSWITFVVAIILLVAAVALNNKNGAESIHSEYACYVVKPGVFAGGALLSVASVVLGIAYYLTLISVKKSSINNPASGSLSGINEGGPAAWIAMGQPQFPSNKDTRDQPLGA; via the exons ATGACGGAGACAAGGTTTGCGGTGATATGCTGTGTCGTCACCGTGGTGGGATTCTTGGGGCTCGTATCAGCTGCTACTGGTTTTGCTGCAGAAGCTACAAGAATTAAG CCTTCTCAGGTTCAGATTAATGATCGTCTTTATCAATGTGTATATCCTCGGAGTCCAGCTACGGCTCTTGGATCAACCGCAGTGCTGGCTCTTATAATagctaaaataattataaatgtttCAACTGGGTGTAGCTGTTGCAAAAGAAGTAGTATTCCTTCTAACTCTTCCTCCACAGCACTACtgattttctctgttttttcctG GATCACATTTGTCGTGGCAATTATTCTGTTGGTGGCTGCTGTTGCACTGAATAATAAAAATGGTGCAGAAAGCATACATAGCGAATACGCTTGCTATGTTGTGAAACCTGGAGTCTTCGCTGGAGGTGCACTTTTGTCAGTTGCAAGTGTGGTTCTTGGTATTGCCTATTACCTAACCTTAATTTCGGTAAAAAAGAGCAGCATTAATAACCCTGCATCCGGAAGTCTTTCTGGTATTAATGAAGGAGGACCAGCTGCTTGGATAGCAATGGGACAACCTCAGTTCCCATCAAACAAGGATACTCGAGATCAACCTCTTGGCGCATGA